From Pararhizobium sp. A13:
CGAGCCGCTCAGCAAGCGTACCGCTGTGCAATTCGAAGAGATGGTTGTCGTCATCGTGGAAATAGACCGACCGCCCCTCGCCTTCGACACGCGGCCGCGGTGGCATGACGTCGAGATTGAGCGAGCGAATGCGCTCGAGGTAAATATCGATATCCTCGTCGCGTATCTTGAAGGCGACGTGGTTATACGTGCGTTCGCTCAGACCCTTTCCCTGCATGATCGCAATCCAGAGATCTCCGACTGTGAAGAATTTCTCCGGTGCCTGTGAGAACTGCTTTTCGCCGCTCGCATAGACCTGCTTGGCGCCGAAAACCGTCTCGAGAATCTCCGTCATCCGGTCGAGATCGCTGACGATGAAGGTGATGTGGGAGAGATCCTCGATCATTCCGCCGCCTCCGGGAGGCCGCTATCCTTTTCGGCACCGGACTTTGCGTCATATTCGGCACACATGCGGCGGACGAGATCGAGTTCGGCCTGGAAATCCACATAATGCGGCAGCTTCAGGTGCTCGACGAAGCCGGTCGCCTGGACGTTGTCGGAATGCGAAATGACAAATTCCTCGTCCTGTGCCGGTGCGACGATATCCTCGCCGAATTCCTCGGCACGAAGCGCCCGATCGACCAGCGACATGGCCATGGCCTTGCGCTCGCTCTGACCGAAGACGAGACCATAGCCG
This genomic window contains:
- the fosX gene encoding FosX/FosE/FosI family fosfomycin resistance hydrolase yields the protein MIEDLSHITFIVSDLDRMTEILETVFGAKQVYASGEKQFSQAPEKFFTVGDLWIAIMQGKGLSERTYNHVAFKIRDEDIDIYLERIRSLNLDVMPPRPRVEGEGRSVYFHDDDNHLFELHSGTLAERLETYSRLEEAAE